One Arachis hypogaea cultivar Tifrunner chromosome 2, arahy.Tifrunner.gnm2.J5K5, whole genome shotgun sequence genomic window, ACAAATGAATTTATTATAAAGTTACCTCGCGGGCAGAAAAGAAGCCAACAAGTGCTTCGGGAATTCCTCCTTCCTTCATCATTAGATATGCTTTCATCATATCAAATGATTGCTGCAACTTAGACTCTAGACTAATGACCTTTTGCTGTGAATTATGTAAGTCAAACTCCAAATTATTGATCTTTTCCTGTAAAATTGCAGCAGTAGTAGGCGAAGAAGATACAGCTGAATTAGTGGAGATGGTCATCCCATTAAGCCGGCTTCTCACATTCCTAAAGGTATTTGTAGGCGCTGCTCCCATGCCCATACAACGAACTCTCCCAGAGTGTTCAGGCCACAAAACTTTACCAACAGCATCATTAGGGGACACCTCAAATTGTGTATTTGACTGTGTCATATTCAGCTCAATTTGTTCCTATTTAAAAGTAGTAAATAGAAACTATTCAATTTAAAAGTAGCAACACATGTAATCAATGGCATTGCAGATTATGATTATTCTAATGTTCCTAGACCATTATcacaactaaaaatttaaaatgaaaagtgCTTGCAAGTGAAGTGAACCACTTTCCTATAATCATTATATATCTCAATCCACAAGCAACTACACTCAAATCCCATTTTCACATGATCACatacaaataaaataagataagatagcaaAGGTTTACAAAACACTTACCACTATAGTTAATGCCTTGTTATTTACAAAAGACCCATCCTTCCTCTTATGTGTTTCAATGTACATCATTCCTCTACTAGGCTTCTTTCCCGTTTCCAAGTACTAAAAAAGAAGGAATAAAGAGTTAAACAATTAACATATATAATGCAAGTAAAATCACACATGTACCAAGTGTGTGTATATATACCATCTCATGTCACCTCCGAGAGTTGGATTTAGATCCACAAGTGTGAGGAATGGTTTGTTTGCTTCGATTTTCCTTATTTTTCATGCAAAGctcctaaaaataaatataataacttcaattaataattttttttaattaaagtacaACAATAACTAAATGAATTGTTTAGTGTCTTACAACTGTAGACGGTTTTAGTCGATAATTGACAAAGCAAGCCCATTGATCTCTTGGAACATCATCAGGCACATTGTTCACCAATGCTTCTCTTCTCATGGTTGGATCATAGAACTCATTCTACAATCTTTGCCTATATGTTGCCCACTTCTTTGCAATACTTTGAATGTAGGCAATCTTTTCTGTGCTTGTAAAATGGAAGTGGGGcttcaaacaaacaaacaaataattaattaattaattaattaattaattacttgaactaatagAAGTTTCAAATAAAATGGATTTTACCTTTATCATTGTATCAAAGCACTCATCCTTGAAAGACTTAGGCATGCCACCATTTTCTTGTCCTGACCACTTTTCAAAGCTAATTGGAAAGATACGTGCATTAGTTGCTAACATACCACAATAGCCAGCAAGTAAACCTTGTGCTTTGCCATATGCCGCACCCTCTTCGTCAACCTCTACAATTACACGATCTCCTCTAGGTAAGTTGCAAACATCCTTGACTTTGATCTTAGCCTTCTTCTTCACATTTGTAGAgtcttaagaaaaataaaaatgatttaaaTGATAACAATGTATAATATTTGTTACAAATAGAAGCAGTGATTGGAAAAAGACATTAGAACCATGGGGTATGGGAGAAATTAATACAGGAAACaagtagttaaaaaaataaataaactaaaagaaCAGTGTTATAATAATCTAGCTAGTAAGTGACTCTTCAAGTTCACCGAAGCATATATACATGCTGCTACAATGATGCTACAATCCCATTGTTTTccataatatataaatatcaaataatggccaaaagaaaaaataaaataaaataaaaaaagacatcATCATAATCTGAGGCGTGAGTGAGTGGTAAGTGAAATTTTTTGGTGAAATTGGGAGGTTTACATCTCAAAAAGAGGCAGTTATCATCATTTACCATTTTAAGTTATgagaattttttaaagtttttctacctattaaaattaatattgtgAATCAGTTGCCTCTACACTAGTTATGCAATATAAATTAATACCAATTATCTCCACATTCCAAGCAGATGAAGACTTTGAGTTAGAACAACGTGTGGCTCCATCAGATGAAATGGAATTTGCAACGACTTGAGAAGGAGCTTGAGAAGGAGCCTCACTAGCCTCTACACTAGTGGTATCTTCAGATGCTTCTGGTGCTGGAGGTTGAAGTGAACGAGAAGCATTGTTGTTTTCCCTCTCATCTACAAACTTCAATGGATTTTTTGTGTGTTTTCCCCTTGGCATGACTGCATATTAACAAACACAAAACTGTTAAGCACACAAAAGATAATTAGACATTATACTAACTTGTTACGAGAGACATAAAAATCATGAGTCTCCATTGATTCTTACTCATTTCTtaacttgttacaaaaaattGTTATTAAGTTACAAGTTTTTTATGAATAAAGTTACAAAATTGACAAATGTTACAAATTCTCTATCAGAATTGAGAATAGTAAAAGATCCTCTACATTTTAAGTTTGAGCATAAGTATAAATCAACATATAAGAATTGTGACAGCAAAGCAGCTACACAACCTGCTCAAAATTTATATATCAAGCAGATAATATTCACAtttaattcacaaaaatgcatgtCAATATCCaatattaaaatactcttataccTTTATGAATAAGACTAGTCTGTTATTACACAAGCATGACAGTAAAGTCAGCAAAAATAATCAAGTGCTTCATTATAGTTAGAACAATTAACTCcctttatttactaattattaaGCATCAGGTCTTTAAGTTAATATAGATCCATACAAAAGAACAAGTCATGCAAATAGATAAATAGACATAGACAAGTACAAGATTATTTATTATCCCTTCATTACTAAAGAATGCACAAGATAAATCCTTTCCATAATTCCTGGACATTCAAGTAGAGATCTTTTTTAGCACTATAGAAAATATGTTCATGGACTTGAAAAAACAAATTTCACACGACAAGTAGAGATCAAAAGATAGTTATATAATTAGATAGAGATATCTATATAGATTAAAGGTGACAAGTAAATATGTTAGAAACTTTAAAGTTTTGAACTTAATATGTTAAACGATTCATTTTATTACattaattgacaagaaattaaTTAGATAGTAACTTACATCAAGTCTATGATCCTATTATTGAGGTTGAGAAGAATCCTGTGAATAACAAAGTAGTCGTCTCAGTTTCAAGGC contains:
- the LOC112743528 gene encoding uncharacterized protein isoform X1, giving the protein MMYIETHKRKDGSFVNNKALTIVEQIELNMTQSNTQFEVSPNDAVGKVLWPEHSGRVRCMGMGAAPTNTFRNVRSRLNGMTISTNSAVSSSPTTAAILQEKINNLEFDLHNSQQKVISLESKLQQSFDMMKAYLMMKEGGIPEALVGFFSAREVTL
- the LOC112743528 gene encoding uncharacterized protein isoform X2, with protein sequence MMYIETHKRKDGSFVNNKALTIVEQIELNMTQSNTQFEVSPNDAVGKVLWPEHSGRVRCMGMGAAPTNTFRNVRSRLNGMTISTNSAVSSSPTTAAILQEKINNLEFDLHNSQQKANDAESEPTTPFDARRSVGDSNGHPRTNT